AGTCTTTCGAAAATGATCTCTTTACTCGCTGAGTTCTTAAACAATCCACCATAGTCTGCATCAATAGAATACTGTCCCAGATCCATCACCGCTTTTGCAGCGGCAGCAGCATCTGCCCAGGTACCTACATTGTAAAGTGGACTTGCTGCATACAGTGTCAGTCTTGATTTCAGTGCCAGCGCCGCACCTTTGGTAGCACGACCCAATGCCCATGAATCATCATTTGCTGATGGTAAATAATAAGCCGCTGAATCCATCTCCTTTATCGCATAATCCATACTTGTCTGCAAAGATGCACGGGTGTACAAAGATGCATCTGACAGATTATCCTCCAGGTTATACACACTATCACCCACCATCACTACCCCTCCATAGTTGCGGATCAGATCCTGATAACGGAACCCACGGATAAAGTGCAATTCACCTCTCAGCTTATTCCGCAGTCCTTCACTCATTGGCACCACCGCAATGTTGTTCAACGCATAGTTTACCTCCCTGATGCTACGATAGCTTCTGGCCCACAGTGTACCGGTAATGCCTGTATTTTCCGGCGCCAGCAAACCCTGTTGCACCAACCAGGTATTATCATCATTATTATAAATAGATTCATCTGAGAGTGAGCTCCACATCGCATATTCAAATCCTCTTCCAAAACCCGGAGGCGTACCTTCCGCTTCTTTATCCTGGAGCTTTACACCCATGTATCGGTTAATCACATAGTCCTCAAACAAAAGGGAGTCGGACAACACTGCCACGTCAGACACACGGTCCGTAGGCACGATATCCAGGTAGTTCTTCTTGCAGGACACAAATCCTATTGCCAGAAGGTATAAAAAATATTGAATCTTTCTCATGACCGTAATTTTTCAGAATTAAAACTTAACATTCAGCCCCAGGTTCACAATACGCTGTTGCGGATAGAACTGTCCGCTGCTGCTGTTTCCTTCCGGATCGTAATCTTTCACCTTTGTAATAGTGAACAGGTTGTAAGCGCTGGCATACACACGGAGTGCACTGATCTTTGCCCTGTTCAGCAAAGTTGCATTGATGGTATAACCCAACTCTACGTTCTTCAAACGGAGAAAGGAAGCATTGTTCAGCCAGAAATTGTTCGCATACAAACCACCATTTACGGAAGATGATGCACGGGTATCTACTCTTGGATAAGTTCCATCTGTATGGGTTGGGCTCCAACGGTTATCTGCCCAGCTGCTGTAGAAGTTGCCGATAGTACCTGATTCAGGCAGTACATACTGACTTACATGTGTCTGCCCTGCAAATACGACTGATGCATCGAAACCTTTGTATGCTCCATTCAACAGTATACCATAAGTGATTTCAGGAATGTTGCCATACTTTGTTCTTGTCTGGTCATCAGCTGTGATCGCTCCATCTTTGTTGTAATCCTCGTAGATCAGATCACCCAGTTGTGCATTGGCCAGGTGTGGATATTTATCCAGATCTTCCTGTGTTCTGAATATACCAATTGCATTATATAACAAAGAAGTGTTCATCGGACGACCGGTTTGACGCTGGTAATCGAGTGTACCAGACGCTTCGTCGATGTAGATGATCTTGCTCTTTGCATAAGTGATGTTGGTATTGATACCATAACGGAAGCCACCTTTCGTCACATTGTTGTAGCCAAGTGTTGCTTCAATACCATTACTGTTTACCTTACCAATGTTCTCTGCAGGCACCAACGGATCGGAACCATAAGGGTTTACGATACCTGAAGTACCCGGAATAGAAGCATTGCGCTGGGTGAGGATATCAGAACGTTTCTGCTGGAAGTAAATAAACTCTACGTTGAAATGATCCAGGAATATCGCATTCAGACCTACGTCCAGTTTCTTCGCTACTTCCCAGGTTATATTCTGATTAGCCAGTTTAGTGAGGTCAATACCCGCATGTACCGCATCCCCGATTACATACTGACTGTTGAAAGAGTAGTTGTCAAAGTACTGGAACAGGGAGATATTATCATTACCCAATGATCCATAAGATCCACGGAGTTTCAGGTCATTGATGAACTTCACGCCCTTAAACCATGGCTCCTGTGAAATGCGGTAACCAGCAGAGATAGATGGGAAGAAACCATACTGATGCCCGCTTGGGAATGCAGAAGATCCATCTACACGTGCCTGCGCTTCTACCAGGTATTTCTCCTGGTAGTTGTACGCCAGTTTACCGAAATAACTCTTACGGGTAAAGTTATAGCTGTTACCAGAGTTATTTTTATCTTCACTGGCAGGACCACCCTGTGACAGTTCCGGTGTAGTAGATGATGGGAAGTTCATGCGGTATGCACCCAGTGAATCCTGAGAAGTTTTACTTTGCTCATAAGCGACAAACGCAGCGATGTTGTGCTTACCAAACTGATGTGCATAGTTCAGCTTGATGTTGGACACCATCATGGTTCTGTTTAATTGTCCTTCTGACAAAGTAGCCAACCCGTTTGAACCGCCTACGATTGTCTTATCGTAAGCTCCGGTTGTTGAATTGTAGTTGTATACGGAATAAGGTTTGCTGAATGTCTTGATGAAACTCCAGGATTTGTCGATAGAATAAAATCCATCCAGTGATAACCCTTCTACCCCAGGAATCTGGTATGCACCTTTCAGTATACCATTAAATACCTGTGTAGGGTTGCGGCTGGTTCCACCTATGCTGGTGCCTATCAGTGCAGGGTTACTACCTTCTATACCATAAGTAGGTAATCCATTAGGGTAGTAAGGTGCAATGGTAGGATAAGCTCTGTAAATAGCGCGGAATATGTCGCCGGCACCGGTTACAGGGTAGTTACGATCTTCCTCTCTGCCGCTGAGGTACAGACTTACTTTCAGTCTTTTAGTCACATCCGCATCGATGTTGGAACGGAAGTTATACTGATTGTACTTTGTCGCACCATGTTTATATAAACCATCCTGGCTGATCGTACCCAGAGAAGCATAATATCTTACATCAGTCGTACCACCACTTACTGCCAGGTTATGCTGCTGCTGTGTCGCTGATTTTTTCAGCACCACTTTCTGCCAGTCAGTATTAGGGTAGTTCAGCGGATCAGAACCATCTCTGAATTTCTGAATCTCTTCGTCTGTATAATACTGGTTCATGCCACCTGCCGGATCGGTGTAATAAGCGATCTCATTCTGGATGGCAGCAAAAGTGGGTGCATCCGCCATTTTTGGCAAACGGGTAGGTGAAGAAAAACCCTGGTTAAAGGTGTAATTGATCACCGGCTTACCGGTTTTACCTCTCTTGGTGGTAACGAGGATCACACCATTCGCTGCACGACTACCATATACTGCAGCAGAAGCGTCTTTCAGTACGCTGATGCTTTCAATATCGTTAGGGTCCAGCCTTGATAAACCACCGATCTGACCTGGTACACCATCTACCACTACAAGTACATCGTTGTTACCGGTAGTACCCAGACCTCTGATGTAAATGTTGGAATTGTCATAACCCGGTTCACCAGCGCGGTTGTTTGCGATCACACCAGAGAAACGGCCTGCGAGTGAGTTGGATACATTGGGTTGCGGACTTCTTACAATGTCCGCTCCTTTTACGACGGAGATTGATCCGGTCAGGGTCTCCTTTTTCTGGGTACCATAACCTACTACCACCACTTCGCCCACTGTCTGCGCGTTTTCACTCAGGGTTGCATTCACAGAAGGGCCTGCAACGGCGATAGACTGTGCAGCGTAAGACATGTGATTGAAAATAAGGGTATCTCCCTGTTTAGCAGTGACGGTATAGTGACCATTGATGTCGGTCACAGCCCCCTGGTTAGTCCCTTTAACTTTCACTGTTACACCCGGAACTGGTTGTCCCCCGGACACCACTTTACCGGAAATTTTGCCCTCCTGGGCCTGCGCAATAAATACAGGGAACATGAATACTAAAAGCAATGACAGTCGCAGAAACAAGGGCAACTGCCGCACGTGCCTGTGCAAGACTTTTTTCATAACGGAATTCTGTTTGGATGAGTAAACGGTTGATTATCAGTTTTTCATTGATCAACGATAAGGGCAAATTAGGGACTTTACCCCCCTTGGGAAGGGGGGTAAATCATTTAAAAAAGGGGGGAAATTCGTTCAATTAGCCCTCTTTTACGATCGTAAGGTCCTGGTTAAAAGAGTGGCGATACCTCTTTACATATTCGGATGGGTTCATACCAAAAAGCTTTACAAATTGCTCTCTGAAGTACTTCACATCGCCTATGCCTACCTCAAAAGCTGCCTGGTTGATGGTATAATCTTCCCTTATCATCAGCATCGCCGCTTTTCGAAGTCGAATAGAACGGATAAAGGCATTGATCGTCTGACCGGAAATGGATTTTACCTTTTTGTATAAGCTGGAATGACTCATGCCAATAGCCTGCGTGAAGGTTTTAATTGAGAAATCCTCATTCCCCAGGTTGGATTCTATAATACTGATACAATTATTGAGGAAGTCCCGGTAGGCAGCGGGAACTTTGACTGTACTCTTTTGTAAGGTGATGCTGTCCAGGAAGTATTGGCGAAGCAGGTTCCTGTTTTTCAGAAGGGTCTGTACCTTGGCCAGTAACAGGTCTTTATCAAATGGTTTGGTGATGTAATCGTCCGCACCTTCTTCTATCCCTTTGATTTTCAGGTCATGGGCAGAGGTCAGGAGGATCACGGGAATGTGGCTCAGGGCTTCTGTATTTTTGATTTTGGTACAGAGTTCCAATCCGTCCATACCCGGCATTTGCACATCACTGATTACAAGATCCGGGAGTTGCTTCTGTACCATGGCAAATCCGTCATCCCCGTTTTCTGCTTCATATATTATATAATGGTCAGAAAATAACTGCCGGAGGTACGCCCGGATGTCAGCATTGTCATCGATGCAAAGCAGGGATTTTTTCTCCGTGACCATTTCTTCAGGCAGGAGTTTTTCTTCTTTTTTTACAGGTACAGTCGTTTCTTCCATCAGTTCCTGCAAAATGGCAGAACGCTCATTGGTGGCAAAGTCATACCCGGTGAGATGACCAAGCCCTTTGCGCAAACGAATGACGAAAGTGGTGCCTTCCTGCTGACGGCTATGGTAAGTGATACTACCATGATGACTTTCAATAAAATGCTTCACGAGATAAAGGCCAATGCCGAAACCTGTCTGACGCCCACCCACCCTGCTGAATTTATCAAAGATGCGGTTACCGGTAGTAATAGGAATACCACAACCGGAATCCTGTATGGAGATTTCCACTTCTGTGAATAACTCACGGATTTTAAAGACCACCTTTCCACCATCAGGGGTAAATTTGAAAGCATTGGACAACAAATTGAATAAAGCCACCTCCATCTTCTCATCATCTACATACATTTCGATCGGGCATTGGCCACCTTCGAACTGGTAGTCGATATTTTTGAGTCTTGCCTGCTGAGAGAAACACAAAAAAGCTTCTTTACATAGCTCCACAATATCCAGTCTATTGATTTTCAATGTATCTCCACCTGAATCAGCTTTCCTGAACAGGAGTAACTGATCCACTAAACTGAGTAGTCTGCGTGCATTTCTATAGACAATACTGAGTTCCGGGTCCTGGGTGTATGCTTTAAGAGGATTGATAATCAAGCTCAAAGGTGTTCTAAACTCATGTGAAATATGAGTAAAGAAAGATAACTTCTTCTCATTCAGTTCTTTTTCTTTCTCATTTTCCAGGTGCGCAAGCCGGATTTCGTAATTAAGGCGTTCCTGCCTGGAGCGATAACGCATAAAAACATATAACAGACCTCCTATTGCCACGGTATATAATAAGTATGCCCACCAGCTTCTGTACCAGGGTGGCAATACAATAATGCGGACCGTGCTGATCTCTGGGCCCCAACGCCCTTCGGCACTGGTGGCTTTGATTTTAAAAATATATGTGCCTTCCTGCAGACGGGTATAATTTGCGGTGCGTGCTTCACCGACATAGTTCCATTGTTTATCCCAGCCTTCCAGGCGGTAGGCATAATTGATCTTGTCCGGAGAGGTATATTCCAGGGCGACGAAGTCCAGGGAAATAGCAGCTTTGTCGTAAGGGATCTTTAATTCCTCTACATTTTCAAGCGCGCTTTTGGAAATATATTTGCCTTCCTGTTCAACAGGGGTATTGCTAATTCTGATACCAGTGAGGAATACCGGCGGCAAAGTAGTCTGATCATAAATGCTATCCGGGAAAAAGACATTGAAGCCTTTGATACCCCCGAACATACATTCACCGGTGCTGAGTTTCAGTGCCGCATTGTAGCTGAACTGGTTACTTTGCAGGCCATCAGATTGTGAGAAACTACGACAGATTTTTGTCTGCGGGTTGAACCTGGCCAGACCATTGAAAGTGCTGAGCCAAAGATCGCCGCTGTTATCTTCGATAATTCGCAGAATAGCGTTGCTGGGTAAACCGTCTGTTTCTGTATAGCGAATAAAACGGCCCGTTTGTTTATTGAATTGTAATAAGCCACCGCCATCTGTGCCTACCCAGAAGTTGCCATGCTTATCCTCGTGAATACTGCGTACGGTGTAACCAATGTGGAAAACCTTGTGTTGTTTGCGTGCCCTGTCTATAGAGATCAGGTCCTGGTAGTTACCACCCCACAGATGTCCCTGGGCATCTTCGGCCAGGCATTGGATATTGATAAGGGTATTGTCAAAAAGTTCGAACTGGTTGGTAGTTCTGTTGAAAGTATAGAGGGTACCATTATTAGTGGTACTGGCCCATA
This Chitinophaga sancti DNA region includes the following protein-coding sequences:
- a CDS encoding RagB/SusD family nutrient uptake outer membrane protein; the encoded protein is MRKIQYFLYLLAIGFVSCKKNYLDIVPTDRVSDVAVLSDSLLFEDYVINRYMGVKLQDKEAEGTPPGFGRGFEYAMWSSLSDESIYNNDDNTWLVQQGLLAPENTGITGTLWARSYRSIREVNYALNNIAVVPMSEGLRNKLRGELHFIRGFRYQDLIRNYGGVVMVGDSVYNLEDNLSDASLYTRASLQTSMDYAIKEMDSAAYYLPSANDDSWALGRATKGAALALKSRLTLYAASPLYNVGTWADAAAAAKAVMDLGQYSIDADYGGLFKNSASKEIIFERLYVIGARHTCLEIANGPNGYGGWAGNTPLQNLVDAYEMNTGLPITDAASGYDAANPYANRDARFYASILYNGATYRNSTIETFTPGGKDSQDGNSNWNTSKTGYYLKKFMDDTNPIDNPWNVAGLQPWIYFRYAEILLNYAEAQNEAVGPDASVYAAVNQVRQRSSVNQPALTTGLTQAEMRTAIQRERQVELAFEEHRFYDVRRWKIASTTENVPAYGMTITKSNGVYTYTRKTALAGRLFADKNYWLPIPRSEILSSNGQLTQNTGY
- a CDS encoding TonB-dependent receptor, which encodes MKKVLHRHVRQLPLFLRLSLLLVFMFPVFIAQAQEGKISGKVVSGGQPVPGVTVKVKGTNQGAVTDINGHYTVTAKQGDTLIFNHMSYAAQSIAVAGPSVNATLSENAQTVGEVVVVGYGTQKKETLTGSISVVKGADIVRSPQPNVSNSLAGRFSGVIANNRAGEPGYDNSNIYIRGLGTTGNNDVLVVVDGVPGQIGGLSRLDPNDIESISVLKDASAAVYGSRAANGVILVTTKRGKTGKPVINYTFNQGFSSPTRLPKMADAPTFAAIQNEIAYYTDPAGGMNQYYTDEEIQKFRDGSDPLNYPNTDWQKVVLKKSATQQQHNLAVSGGTTDVRYYASLGTISQDGLYKHGATKYNQYNFRSNIDADVTKRLKVSLYLSGREEDRNYPVTGAGDIFRAIYRAYPTIAPYYPNGLPTYGIEGSNPALIGTSIGGTSRNPTQVFNGILKGAYQIPGVEGLSLDGFYSIDKSWSFIKTFSKPYSVYNYNSTTGAYDKTIVGGSNGLATLSEGQLNRTMMVSNIKLNYAHQFGKHNIAAFVAYEQSKTSQDSLGAYRMNFPSSTTPELSQGGPASEDKNNSGNSYNFTRKSYFGKLAYNYQEKYLVEAQARVDGSSAFPSGHQYGFFPSISAGYRISQEPWFKGVKFINDLKLRGSYGSLGNDNISLFQYFDNYSFNSQYVIGDAVHAGIDLTKLANQNITWEVAKKLDVGLNAIFLDHFNVEFIYFQQKRSDILTQRNASIPGTSGIVNPYGSDPLVPAENIGKVNSNGIEATLGYNNVTKGGFRYGINTNITYAKSKIIYIDEASGTLDYQRQTGRPMNTSLLYNAIGIFRTQEDLDKYPHLANAQLGDLIYEDYNKDGAITADDQTRTKYGNIPEITYGILLNGAYKGFDASVVFAGQTHVSQYVLPESGTIGNFYSSWADNRWSPTHTDGTYPRVDTRASSSVNGGLYANNFWLNNASFLRLKNVELGYTINATLLNRAKISALRVYASAYNLFTITKVKDYDPEGNSSSGQFYPQQRIVNLGLNVKF
- a CDS encoding two-component regulator propeller domain-containing protein, which translates into the protein MKLFRMLLPFCCCFLYITLYANDEPIRNLGIENGLSNNAVMNVYQDYKGFMWICTYDGLNRFDGYKFRIFRNKIGDTTSLNDNGNFTIEGDYLHRIWLGGRKGISVFNPVNEQFTTARFTPYKSPTPRPEIGVIHIIRAGDSGKTVLAGTERDGLLLFHENVYAGIQVPIIQYTTTLTNYEVTGIDFDHNTAFVFVQDIGLCKYNPKTQSLQIINQSIRQANCLRSDLQGGLWLGTDNGLFRYSLTNNSFSENYIQTHNKVVGLCIDKNGRIWVASDGAGVFIVSSRENINKCQLNSNAVYAVYEDREGRMWIGTLRGGISIVAPRRNPFELHRFNGENTVCNFILSFCEGVNNDIWIGTDGGGLKHWDRPHNQFTAFTADATKPNAISSNFITCILRDAQDDIWVSTWFGGINRYKKGSNSFEHFHCNNPITNAIENNVWVVYEDAQKQIWASTTNNGTLYTFNRTTNQFELFDNTLINIQCLAEDAQGHLWGGNYQDLISIDRARKQHKVFHIGYTVRSIHEDKHGNFWVGTDGGGLLQFNKQTGRFIRYTETDGLPSNAILRIIEDNSGDLWLSTFNGLARFNPQTKICRSFSQSDGLQSNQFSYNAALKLSTGECMFGGIKGFNVFFPDSIYDQTTLPPVFLTGIRISNTPVEQEGKYISKSALENVEELKIPYDKAAISLDFVALEYTSPDKINYAYRLEGWDKQWNYVGEARTANYTRLQEGTYIFKIKATSAEGRWGPEISTVRIIVLPPWYRSWWAYLLYTVAIGGLLYVFMRYRSRQERLNYEIRLAHLENEKEKELNEKKLSFFTHISHEFRTPLSLIINPLKAYTQDPELSIVYRNARRLLSLVDQLLLFRKADSGGDTLKINRLDIVELCKEAFLCFSQQARLKNIDYQFEGGQCPIEMYVDDEKMEVALFNLLSNAFKFTPDGGKVVFKIRELFTEVEISIQDSGCGIPITTGNRIFDKFSRVGGRQTGFGIGLYLVKHFIESHHGSITYHSRQQEGTTFVIRLRKGLGHLTGYDFATNERSAILQELMEETTVPVKKEEKLLPEEMVTEKKSLLCIDDNADIRAYLRQLFSDHYIIYEAENGDDGFAMVQKQLPDLVISDVQMPGMDGLELCTKIKNTEALSHIPVILLTSAHDLKIKGIEEGADDYITKPFDKDLLLAKVQTLLKNRNLLRQYFLDSITLQKSTVKVPAAYRDFLNNCISIIESNLGNEDFSIKTFTQAIGMSHSSLYKKVKSISGQTINAFIRSIRLRKAAMLMIREDYTINQAAFEVGIGDVKYFREQFVKLFGMNPSEYVKRYRHSFNQDLTIVKEG